The genomic interval ctaaacaataaaataagaataaatacctcgtcagaaggacgacgatgaatggcattaaccttctcttggatatccttaattacagtcattacggatttaaaattaaaatcaacaaaacacctcaaCGAAATGAAGTCCTCGACCAATGATGATTGATTCGAACTGAGCATCTCCAGCTTAGATTTCATCCAATCAATATCTGCTGAATCAGACTTCTTTGAAGATGAGCCACCCTCGAAGGATTGCTTCGCTACACCACgttcatcaatagattcatCGAGAAATAGACCGTCAAGTTGAAGCTGCTGCCTCTCTTCATCAGTAGGACGCATGTTTTTTATCTTCAACTGAACAgcataatcaaacataatatgaaaaaaattaaaacaattggaaaaaccaaaaaacaacaacataaataaaactgaaaagaaacaggaaaaaaacagtaaagaaactgtaAAGTACCTTCTCCAAAGGTAAATCAAAAATCTTGCCCTTCAAGTCTCGAAgggttggatttttggtgacgaTGGTGTTGCTCCAGTTCAGAATCCTGGGAATAGAAGATGAAACTCTCTTACAGAAAGAGTTCACCATTGCAGGACAGcattcataaaaccaaacagtgaaaacccaaggacatcccaatgccctataccagccatcatattggcctcccttctctgcctttctatttttcataatgatCCCATGCTCAATCCTACCTTTGAATGAGTCAATTGTCAATTCAAATGATtccctaccccaacaatactcaTCCCACCGACCGCTATCAACTACATCTAGAACAAACCTAGACACTTCTTTGTCAGGAGTattgctaagaagaaaacactgaatgaaatacaaaacagccattttcaaaccaatagactcatccaaaccccaccgactacacaaaaaagcatcctcgatggctttgttgtcaatagtttttacaccacggaaacatgtttctaccaattgatttgtttctgtgaaaacaacaacttgttgcaATCACCGAAACAATCTAAACCGTAAATCGTAAAATTCTTCGGCACTAAACCGTATGCAACGGCCAAAGAACCTTAGCCCAAAACTCCTTAGGATTAGGCCGTAAAACTTCCCTTAGTAATAAACTATGTACGACTTGGGGATGAAAAACAAACTCAGGCATATCCAAAATGCCCAAACCGAGTTTGACGAAACAAAGAAAGCAAATTAACGGATAAagtgtttttaatattatctatAACGAGAATAAACAACTGGTGCATACACACTTAGATCCGTAAAAATCGAAggactaaatttaaaaatcccAAACTGCAACATAACAAAAAAGGGCCAAGATAAATTATAAATCCCGAATAAAACAGTATGAAAACTGTAATACAactacaaacaaactaaaaacaaactatcAATGGCAAACAACTACACAGAAAATAACAGCAAAGACCTTAAATCGTttggaaacataaaaaaaaagtaaacaacTAACCCTAAAAGAAATCGAAAAATGCAAGATATAAAAAGAACAacaaaactatattaaaacaacaaacaaactaaaaaacatatacaactatagaaaaatatagagcaaagatttgaaaatcgttttgaaatctaaaatataacagcaaacaactaaacctaatgaaaatcgaaaacacatcaaaacataccagtaacaaactattaaaaaactgaaaagaaactaCCGAAGAATGATTGAAAACACCAAAAAcgaaaacaaaacacataacctgtaagcacaaaaaaacactgaaaataaagaaaacaaaacaaaattaaagaacAACACCCAGACCAGAATCAAATGAAATGATCAAAAGcaacaataaataactaaaaaatttaaaaacataaaacaaaatgcgcaaatgaaaccctaaaatcacACAAAGCATAATGAACATGAAAACGCCAAAATCTGGGTAAAGCATAAATGGAAGAAAGggggaaacgaaaataaaactaaaaaccaaCCTCAGTCCGATCTTCAGCATGTGTAatagatttttgaaattttttcccaGAAATTTCTGGAAGCGTGGGCTCCTCCAAGTTCAGCTTCGATTTCTTCGAAGAATGGGGTCTCACACGCTTCGGCATGGGAGcttcaaaatcagaatcaaaaTCATCAATGATTGGGCGTTTACCCTTGGATTTGTTGGCCAAAGATTTCTTGCCCATTTTTGATTTCTTTTTGAGAACTGGAGAAGGGGATGAAGATGAACGAGTGATTGCCATGGTATAaataagattgaaaaaaaatgaaacagaGAGGGAAAAACAGTTGCTAAATCGTGGGCTAAGAGGAAGTTGAAAATTCGTGGATGAACCAAAAATAAGAGGGAAAAACGTGATAAATTATGGGTGGTTAATGGAGGTTACTTGAATTCAAAATGAACTTAGA from Cannabis sativa cultivar Pink pepper isolate KNU-18-1 chromosome 4, ASM2916894v1, whole genome shotgun sequence carries:
- the LOC133036934 gene encoding uncharacterized protein LOC133036934 codes for the protein MAVLYFIQCFLLSNTPDKEVSRFVLDVVDSGRWDEYCWGRESFELTIDSFKGRIEHGIIMKNRKAEKGGQYDGWYRALGCPWVFTVWFYECCPAMVNSFCKRVSSSIPRILNWSNTIVTKNPTLRDLKGKIFDLPLEKLKIKNMRPTDEERQQLQLDGLFLDESIDERGVAKQSFEGGSSSKKSDSADIDWMKSKLEMLSSNQSSLVEDFISLRCFVDFNFKSVMTVIKDIQEKVNAIHRRPSDEGKSSDELVTQDSDDDPDDDDDDDDAEDDEKQLPDPENIDSDSDDGGELVKVGGDADDADKVRYRRSFA